The Bacteroidota bacterium genomic interval AATGCAGGCAGCGGTTTAGCTGCAGATGCATTGGCTGCCAATGCGATGATGGTAACTCATATTGCTACTGCCGCTGCTGCCTTTACCTGGGCATCGCTGGACTGGATTATCAATAAGAAACCCACCCTGGTGGGTACTGCTACCGGTGCAGTTGCCGGTTTGGTTGCCATTACACCGGCTTCAGGCTCTGTGGGCATTGGAGGGGCTATTGCTATTGGAATGGCCGTTTCTCTCATCTGCTTTTTTATGGTGAGCGTGGTGAAACCAAAACTGGGTTATGACGATTCTCTTGATGCCTTTGGGGTTCATGGTGTAGGAGGGATTATCGGAGCTATCCTGACCGGTGTATTTGCTACCAAGGCCGTGACTGGTTTGTATCTTCCCAACGGGGGTGTCTCGGGCGCCTTATATGGGAATATAAAACAGTTACTTATTCAATTGGTTGCCGTTTTTACTACCATTCTGTATTCCGGAATTCTTACCTTTATATTGTTTAAAATTACGGACAAGGCATTTGGAATCCGTGCTACCGTGGAAGAAGAAATCGATGGCTTGGATATAACCCAACATAACGAAATAGCTTATAACGAAACGGAGTAAAAAGTATATTTATAAAAAAAAGTCAAATAAAGGCAGGGATTTTTCTCTGTCTTTATTTTTTCAATACCCTTTAATGACGGGGTAATTAACTATTTTTATATAAAAATAGGACTAATAGGGCACTAATAGAGAGGCTAACTTTCCAAATTTTTAACTTTTTTGAACAGATACTTGAATTTTGCCAATCCTATATCGTTGTTAATCAGCCTGTAGTACCAATTATATTTTCGTAAATGTGGTTTTTATTGGTTAATTTTGAGCTGTCAAAAAATAACTAAACTATACCACCATGAAGAAGATAGAAGCAATCATAAGAAAAGAAAAATTTGAAGAGGTAAAAAAAGCCTTGTTTGATGTGGATATTGAGTTCTTTACTTATTGGGATGCTACGGGTATAGGTAAACAAAAAGAGCGGGTTGTTTTCCGTTCCCAGTCAGTTAAAACAGACCAGATACAAAGAAGACAGCTTTCCATTGTGGTTCGTGACCAAAACGTTGAAAAAACCGTGAATGCCATTATGAAAGCCGCATGGACAGGGGAAATTGGCGACGGGAAAATCTTTGTATCGAATATCGAACAGGCATACCGGATCCGTACCGGGGAATCCGGCCCGGAATCGCTTTATGTCAAAGAAGCTGAGGCACTTGCATAAATTTGAAATTTTGAGGCAAAAGTTGTGTGGGCCAGGTCTCACAGCATTCGAATTTCCATAAAAATACTGCATATATCTAACATTAACCTAAATGTGAGAATCTAAAAGATTAGTCCAGATAAAATTGTATGATGATTTATTTTTGGCCGGAAGTAGAAGCATAAAAAATTATCTGAAAACACTGACCTTGTGATATTTAAATTTGATTTAAAGAAAGGGACTTGTTTGCCTGTAAACGCAACATATAAAAATTCCAGGATTTCATTGAATTACCCTGATAAGTTGTATTTCATCAATAGTTAAAAAGGCTGTTAAATATTTGGAATTATTAAATATTAAACAGAAATTTAACATTAAAAATTTAAGATTTTTTAAGTTAAACGACTTGATTAATTTTAATAAAGTTGTAGTGCAACCTAATGTCCTTATAAACCAAACCTGAACGATGAAACCAAACTACTTGATTATTGTCTTTCTGTTCTTAGTTGATTTAAATGTTTTTTCTCAATCGGATTATCGAAAAGGATATGTTCAAATTACAGAAACAGATACCCTTTATGGTTTAATTAATTATAAGAGCGATGAATCTAACAACAAAGTTTGCTATTTTAAAAGAGATGAAGGGGCTGAGGTCCAAAAATTTCTGCCTGGAAAAATATATGGATACAGGTTTTTAGAAGGTAAATACTATGTTTCAAAAATAGTAACTAACAAGAATGAAACAGAAACAATTTTTGTCGAGTGTTTACTAAAGGGGGTAGTTAGTTTGTTTTATTACAATGATTATCATGATCATTACCTCCTGCAAAAGGAAGGATTGCCCATTAAAGAAATTTCCTATGACGATGACATTTATTATATTGATGATAAACCCTATTATCACGACCATAATAATTTGATAAACAGGGGAATGATAAAATATTATCTGCAGGATTGTCCGGAAATATTTAATGCCATCGACGAACTAAAAAGTCCTTCCCACAGCGAATTAATCGGCTTAATAAAAAAATATCATGATTTAAAATGTCCTAATAATGTTTGTGTGATTTACAGGAGAAAGTTACCGGGATTTAAAATGTACATTCAACCTATTTGTGGAGTAACCCGATACAACAAAAATTATGTCAACTATTCAAATCCTGATTATTCAGGCCAATTTGGAATATTAACTTATTTCTGGATGCCTCTGGTCAATGAAAGAATGTTTTTTAAGACAGGAATATTATATTCTAAGATTAAAGAAGTAGATGATACAGAACATCCGGACAGATTTGATCAGAGTACTTATTTTAAAGTCCCTTTGCAATTTCAATATATTTTTTTGAAACATTGTATATCTCCTACTTTCGGAGGAGGAATGAATTTTTTTACTTCACATAGATCTCCTTTTACACTGTATACTGCATTAAATGCCGGATTGAATATTAAATGGAATGAACGTTTCAATATTCTTTTTTTGGCTGATATGGATTACGTTGGACTATGTTTTTTTATCCCTACCATTAAACATATAGTTTCCAATTCTTTTAGCCTGGGTATAACAATGAAATTGTAAAATATGACTAAAAAAGATTTTTTCCGGCTCATTATTAAGATTTTCGGGCTCTATTCAGTCATTTTAATTGTTTTCACAATTCTTCCTAATACCCTTTCTTTTGTTGTTAATGAATTTAATTTTACCGGACTTATAGAAATCATTTGCACTTTAGGCGTGATCCTCTTGTTTTTCATGTTCCTGATTTATAAGCCCGATAAAATAATCAACTGGTTGAAACTTGAAAAAGGATTTGATGAAGACAGAATTGAATTTCAGAATTTTAATGGTCAAAATATATTAAAATTAGCTGTTATTGTAATCGGTGGTATTATCCTGATCCGGAATATCCCCACATTTCTAAGCAACACCTTTTTTGCTTTTCAATCATCTGTAGGCAATCAACTTAACAAGGACGTCATCAGGTATGGCAGTACACAGAATTATATTCAATG includes:
- a CDS encoding P-II family nitrogen regulator, yielding MKKIEAIIRKEKFEEVKKALFDVDIEFFTYWDATGIGKQKERVVFRSQSVKTDQIQRRQLSIVVRDQNVEKTVNAIMKAAWTGEIGDGKIFVSNIEQAYRIRTGESGPESLYVKEAEALA